The Saprospiraceae bacterium genome includes a window with the following:
- a CDS encoding glycosyltransferase family 1 protein, which produces MRKIKVAFFAEILIEDFDGASRTMFELLRRIPKEDFEFLFITGMGYDEIESFPVIKLHTIKVPFNNTYRMVLPWLNSRKIQYELNTFDPNVIHIATPSLMGNFALRYAKRRNIPVTTIYHTHFVSYVSYYLHYVKFLSKMVEKLLSRKLKEFYNATDKMYVPTTVIADELVNTGIKRDHLKIWPRGINRHLFNPSKHDPKSIRDITGNQKIKILFASRLVWEKNLETLIKIYRIAQKTNKPYNFIIAGDGVAKEELQKAMPEACFIGKLDQEKLAVLYASCDVFVFPSVSESYGNVVVEAMASGIPCVIANGGGSASFIKSGVNGFLCSPYDPDGYIDRIEVILNEPELKEQFVRLGLEFTENLSWDTLADTYFEDLKYLATSKSNIEISSSRVFRPANSY; this is translated from the coding sequence ATGAGAAAGATAAAAGTGGCATTTTTTGCAGAGATACTGATAGAAGATTTTGATGGAGCTTCAAGGACCATGTTTGAACTTCTCAGGAGAATTCCGAAAGAAGATTTTGAGTTTCTATTTATAACAGGAATGGGATATGACGAGATCGAATCATTTCCTGTCATAAAACTACATACTATAAAAGTTCCCTTCAACAACACCTACAGAATGGTATTACCCTGGTTGAATAGTCGAAAAATACAATATGAACTGAATACATTCGATCCGAATGTTATACATATTGCTACTCCTTCTCTAATGGGGAATTTTGCACTCAGATATGCAAAACGCCGTAATATTCCGGTCACGACCATTTATCATACACATTTTGTGTCTTACGTATCCTACTATTTACACTACGTTAAGTTTTTGTCGAAGATGGTTGAAAAACTATTAAGCCGAAAATTGAAAGAATTTTATAATGCTACCGATAAAATGTATGTCCCGACAACAGTAATTGCTGATGAATTAGTAAATACAGGTATAAAACGGGACCATCTTAAAATTTGGCCCCGAGGAATCAACCGACATCTTTTTAATCCTTCAAAACACGATCCAAAGTCAATTCGGGATATAACAGGAAATCAAAAAATCAAAATACTTTTTGCGAGCAGATTAGTCTGGGAAAAAAATCTGGAAACACTTATAAAAATTTATAGAATTGCTCAGAAAACCAATAAACCTTATAATTTTATCATCGCAGGAGATGGTGTCGCAAAGGAAGAATTACAAAAAGCGATGCCGGAAGCTTGTTTTATAGGTAAGTTGGATCAGGAGAAGCTGGCAGTATTATATGCATCTTGTGATGTTTTTGTATTCCCATCTGTATCAGAAAGTTATGGGAATGTAGTTGTGGAAGCAATGGCATCGGGAATTCCTTGTGTCATCGCTAATGGAGGCGGTTCAGCAAGTTTTATAAAAAGCGGTGTTAATGGCTTTTTGTGCAGTCCATATGACCCGGATGGCTACATCGATAGAATAGAAGTGATACTTAACGAGCCGGAACTAAAGGAACAGTTTGTCCGCCTGGGATTGGAATTTACTGAAAATCTCAGTTGGGATACTTTGGCGGATACTTATTTTGAAGATCTCAAATATCTGGCAACTTCCAAAAGCAATATTGAAATTAGTAGTTCAAGGGTATTCCGTCCCGCCAATTCATATTAA
- a CDS encoding glycosyl transferase — MKILYAVQATGNGHISRAHQLFPYLSELGEVDIFLSGSNATLPMNIPVKFKSKGLSLFYSQCGGLDYYKTWKNFDFSHIIKTARDLPVKDYDLIINDFDYVTARACRIHKVPSIQFGHQGSFFSSNTPRPENKSIIGELILKKYATATHYVGLHFDRYDSFIFPPVIKQEFINCTPQDHGHVTVYLPAYRTHCIENALRKMAPYQFHWFVPDVEMPSTVGNITYFPVRNQFFNDSLIHAHGLITGGGFETPAEALYLGKRLMSVPIQGQYEQECNAEALRRKGVKVLKDCGDHFAEDISNWLSEPFVRIQQDANDIKETLRYVTNLV; from the coding sequence ATAAAGATACTATATGCCGTACAAGCTACAGGCAATGGCCACATCAGTCGGGCACACCAGTTATTTCCTTATCTTTCAGAATTGGGCGAAGTGGACATATTTCTCAGTGGATCAAATGCGACACTGCCCATGAATATTCCTGTGAAGTTCAAAAGTAAGGGGTTGAGTCTGTTTTACTCTCAATGTGGTGGATTGGATTATTATAAAACCTGGAAGAATTTTGATTTCAGCCACATTATCAAAACTGCACGCGATCTGCCGGTCAAAGATTATGACCTTATCATCAACGATTTTGATTATGTCACCGCCAGAGCATGTCGTATTCATAAAGTACCATCTATCCAGTTCGGACATCAGGGTAGTTTTTTTTCTTCCAATACTCCAAGACCGGAAAATAAGAGCATTATTGGAGAATTAATCCTCAAAAAATATGCAACAGCAACTCATTATGTAGGCCTGCACTTTGACAGATATGACAGCTTTATATTTCCACCGGTCATCAAACAGGAATTTATAAATTGTACTCCACAGGATCATGGGCATGTAACTGTTTATTTACCCGCATATCGGACACATTGTATTGAGAATGCGTTAAGAAAAATGGCACCCTATCAGTTTCATTGGTTTGTTCCGGATGTTGAAATGCCGTCCACCGTTGGGAATATTACTTACTTTCCGGTGAGAAATCAGTTTTTTAATGATAGCCTGATCCATGCTCACGGACTGATCACAGGAGGTGGATTTGAAACACCGGCTGAAGCGTTATATCTGGGAAAACGTCTGATGAGTGTTCCGATACAAGGACAATACGAACAGGAATGTAATGCAGAAGCACTCAGAAGAAAGGGAGTAAAAGTTCTGAAAGATTGTGGCGATCATTTTGCAGAAGATATCAGTAATTGGTTATCTGAACCCTTTGTGAGAATTCAACAGGATGCAAATGATATCAAAGAGACACTTCGCTATGTCACAAATCTGGTCTAA
- a CDS encoding rhodanese-like domain-containing protein, translated as MQDITVEELKEKLDKNENFVFIDVREPYEYEEFNLGARLIPLGSLIGALNDLEPHRHDEIVIHCRSGARSGAAKETLTQLGFTKVRNLIGGVLDWQRKFV; from the coding sequence ATGCAGGATATAACAGTAGAAGAACTGAAAGAAAAGCTGGATAAAAATGAAAATTTTGTTTTTATCGATGTGCGGGAGCCTTATGAATATGAAGAATTTAACCTGGGTGCCAGACTTATTCCATTGGGTAGTCTGATCGGGGCACTGAATGATCTGGAGCCACACAGACATGATGAAATAGTCATTCATTGCAGATCCGGAGCGAGGAGTGGAGCTGCCAAAGAAACTTTGACACAATTGGGTTTTACAAAAGTTCGGAATCTGATAGGGGGTGTTCTGGACTGGCAGCGTAAATTTGTTTAA
- a CDS encoding UDP-2,3-diacylglucosamine diphosphatase, protein MKRKVDVAVISDTHLGTYGCHAKELLDYLRSIEPDMLILNGDIIDIWNLSKSYFPKAHMQVIRHILKMAEKGCKVYYITGNHDEMLRKYEGTKIGNVQLEDKLILALDGKIIWFFHGDVFDSTTKGWAKVIAKLGGKGYDLLILFNRFVNKILNYFGKEKMSLSKKIKSGVKHAVKWISNFETTAAELAIDQEYDVVVCGHIHQPLKKVISNKAGSVLYMNSGDWVENCTALEYMAGEWTIYTYDKVDYEGQSEADEPKKANLMEALTHFEEPVLFYNAKSVEI, encoded by the coding sequence ATGAAAAGAAAAGTTGATGTAGCGGTGATAAGCGACACGCATCTCGGTACTTACGGATGTCACGCAAAAGAATTATTAGACTATCTCAGATCCATTGAACCTGATATGTTGATTCTCAATGGCGATATTATTGATATTTGGAATCTGAGTAAATCTTATTTCCCCAAAGCTCATATGCAGGTGATCAGGCACATTCTGAAAATGGCTGAAAAAGGCTGTAAAGTGTATTACATCACCGGCAATCATGATGAAATGCTCCGAAAATATGAAGGGACCAAGATTGGCAATGTACAGTTGGAAGATAAACTTATACTTGCGTTAGATGGTAAAATTATATGGTTTTTTCATGGGGATGTTTTTGACTCTACCACAAAAGGATGGGCAAAAGTGATTGCAAAATTGGGGGGTAAAGGGTATGATTTATTGATTTTGTTCAATCGTTTTGTCAATAAAATTTTGAATTACTTTGGGAAGGAAAAAATGTCTTTATCCAAAAAAATAAAATCAGGAGTAAAACATGCGGTAAAGTGGATCAGCAATTTTGAAACTACTGCTGCAGAACTTGCTATTGACCAGGAGTATGATGTAGTAGTATGCGGACATATTCATCAACCCCTTAAAAAAGTCATTTCCAATAAAGCAGGGAGTGTCCTGTATATGAATAGCGGAGATTGGGTGGAAAATTGTACTGCACTTGAATATATGGCGGGCGAATGGACAATTTATACCTATGACAAGGTAGATTATGAGGGACAGTCAGAAGCAGATGAACCCAAAAAGGCCAATCTCATGGAAGCCTTGACCCATTTTGAAGAACCTGTCCTGTTTTATAATGCTAAATCAGTAGAAATTTGA
- the paaZ gene encoding phenylacetic acid degradation bifunctional protein PaaZ, with protein sequence MKLQNYVSGKWIEGTGDGQILYDASTGEAIASASSNGLDFGEMLDFGRRVGNNNLRKLTFQERGRMLKALALYLMERKENFYDISYKTGATRIDSWIDIEGGIGNLFANASLRRKFPDLPYYTEGEPVGLSKGGTFVGHHILVPKEGVAVHINAFNFPVWGMLEKCAVNWLAGMPAIVKPATLTSFLTEAVVKDIIHSGILPEGALQLICGSARTLLNHVNYQDVVTFTGSASTGIQLKSNINIISEAVPFNMEADSLNCIILGEDAAPGTVEFDLFVKEVRKEMVVKCGQKCTAIRRIMVPDNYLEDAQIAIGKALSGTPIGDPRVQGVKMGALAGKEQIEEVRGKISQLMKSSEIVFGNPDVCDVIDGSSNKGAYMSPILMRNDRPMESLGIHEIEAFGPVSTIMPYKDLDEAVSLAKMGKGSLCCSIVTFDDKIAREYVVSAATHHGRILVLNRESAKESTGHGSPMPLLVHGGPGRAGGGEEMGGMRGVKHYMQRCAIQGSPTTLTAITQQYQYGGKYIEDIKHPFKKYFEELEIGETLITHKRTVTDADIVNFGNVSWDHFYAHTDATSLEGTPFTQRVAHGYFVLSAAAGLFVDAAKGPVVLNYGLEECRFTKPVYPGMTIGVRLTVKEKVAQEKREDEDYTKGIVKWLVDVYDETGETVAIATILTMVKLKGN encoded by the coding sequence ATGAAGTTACAGAATTATGTATCCGGCAAATGGATAGAAGGCACGGGTGATGGTCAGATATTGTATGATGCAAGTACGGGTGAAGCCATTGCATCAGCAAGCAGTAATGGTCTTGATTTTGGTGAGATGTTGGATTTTGGAAGACGGGTAGGAAATAATAATTTACGTAAACTCACTTTTCAGGAACGGGGTCGAATGTTAAAGGCATTGGCTTTATATCTGATGGAAAGAAAAGAGAATTTCTATGATATCAGTTACAAAACCGGCGCAACTCGTATAGACTCCTGGATAGATATTGAAGGAGGTATCGGCAATTTGTTTGCAAATGCCAGTCTCCGCAGGAAGTTTCCGGACTTGCCATATTATACAGAAGGCGAACCGGTAGGACTGAGTAAAGGCGGTACCTTTGTAGGTCATCATATTTTAGTACCAAAAGAAGGAGTAGCTGTGCATATCAATGCATTTAACTTTCCGGTGTGGGGTATGCTCGAAAAATGTGCTGTCAACTGGCTGGCAGGCATGCCCGCTATTGTAAAGCCGGCCACTTTAACTTCCTTTTTGACAGAAGCTGTTGTCAAAGATATCATTCATTCCGGAATACTTCCTGAAGGTGCATTACAACTGATTTGCGGTAGTGCCCGCACCCTGCTTAACCATGTAAATTATCAGGACGTAGTTACTTTTACAGGCTCAGCCAGTACCGGTATTCAACTAAAGTCCAATATTAATATCATCAGTGAAGCAGTTCCTTTCAATATGGAAGCCGACTCTCTGAATTGTATTATTCTGGGAGAAGATGCAGCTCCCGGCACGGTCGAATTTGATCTGTTTGTCAAAGAAGTCAGAAAAGAAATGGTCGTGAAATGCGGCCAGAAATGTACAGCCATCAGACGAATTATGGTACCTGATAATTACCTTGAAGATGCTCAGATTGCAATTGGGAAGGCTTTATCCGGAACGCCTATCGGTGATCCCAGAGTGCAGGGTGTAAAAATGGGAGCCCTTGCCGGAAAAGAACAAATAGAAGAAGTCAGAGGCAAAATTTCACAATTAATGAAATCTTCTGAGATTGTTTTTGGCAATCCGGATGTATGTGATGTGATAGATGGTTCTTCAAATAAAGGTGCATATATGTCGCCAATTCTAATGAGAAATGATCGACCCATGGAGTCGTTGGGCATCCATGAAATCGAAGCCTTCGGACCGGTTTCCACCATCATGCCATACAAAGACCTGGACGAAGCTGTATCTTTAGCGAAAATGGGCAAAGGATCCCTTTGTTGCTCTATTGTGACATTTGATGATAAAATCGCCCGTGAATACGTAGTCAGTGCGGCTACGCATCATGGCAGGATATTGGTCCTGAACAGAGAATCAGCCAAAGAAAGTACCGGACACGGATCACCGATGCCGTTACTGGTACACGGAGGACCCGGTCGTGCCGGCGGAGGGGAAGAAATGGGAGGTATGCGAGGAGTTAAACATTATATGCAACGATGTGCCATTCAGGGCTCGCCAACCACTTTGACTGCCATCACACAACAATATCAATATGGTGGAAAATATATCGAAGACATCAAACATCCTTTCAAAAAATACTTTGAAGAGTTGGAAATCGGAGAGACGCTCATCACACACAAACGAACCGTTACGGATGCCGATATTGTGAATTTTGGTAATGTTTCCTGGGATCATTTTTATGCTCATACAGATGCAACTTCTCTCGAAGGCACTCCGTTTACGCAGAGAGTTGCTCATGGATATTTTGTGCTTTCTGCTGCTGCCGGATTGTTTGTCGATGCTGCCAAAGGTCCCGTTGTGCTCAATTATGGTCTTGAAGAATGCCGATTTACCAAACCTGTATATCCGGGCATGACTATTGGTGTTCGCCTTACAGTAAAAGAAAAAGTAGCTCAGGAAAAACGGGAAGATGAAGATTATACAAAGGGTATCGTGAAGTGGCTAGTAGATGTTTATGATGAGACAGGTGAAACAGTAGCTATCGCCACGATATTGACAATGGTGAAATTGAAGGGAAATTAA
- a CDS encoding PASTA domain-containing protein, with protein MQKSTDTKSKSQSTLKLLFSRQFLMQLGLAIVFFIVLIYLTLLALRIYTHHGQKIELNDFVGKPISEAEKLADKSDFEIIVNDSVFIVGKPGGLITDQNPKAGSLVKEGRKIYVTITKFDSEKIRVADLPVLYGNAFEQKKTELAYRDIDAEIKSYSYDPGEPNHILEVWYKGELIISGTERKDQILINKGDALQFVLSERQGGEVVVPDLRCQELEAARFLLETRKLELGDVIFKEEISETDFIYVISQNPPYDGITSITMGQKVSVTVAKTKPVDCNL; from the coding sequence ATGCAGAAATCAACTGATACAAAATCAAAATCACAAAGTACGCTGAAACTCCTTTTCAGCAGGCAGTTCTTAATGCAGTTGGGTCTGGCAATTGTTTTTTTTATTGTTTTAATTTATTTGACATTGCTGGCGCTTCGTATATATACACACCATGGTCAGAAAATTGAACTGAATGATTTTGTGGGTAAACCTATCTCTGAAGCAGAAAAACTGGCTGATAAAAGTGATTTTGAAATTATTGTCAATGATTCTGTATTTATAGTTGGAAAGCCCGGCGGATTAATCACGGATCAGAATCCTAAGGCAGGATCTTTAGTGAAAGAGGGACGTAAAATATATGTAACCATTACAAAGTTTGATTCCGAAAAAATCAGAGTAGCTGATTTGCCGGTATTATATGGAAATGCATTTGAACAAAAAAAGACTGAACTGGCATACAGAGATATTGATGCCGAAATAAAATCGTATAGCTATGATCCGGGTGAGCCCAATCACATTCTGGAAGTATGGTACAAAGGAGAGTTGATCATTTCGGGAACTGAAAGAAAAGACCAGATTTTGATAAACAAAGGTGATGCATTACAGTTTGTTTTATCCGAAAGACAGGGTGGGGAGGTAGTTGTTCCGGATCTCAGATGTCAGGAACTGGAAGCCGCCCGATTTCTGCTGGAGACCAGAAAACTGGAGTTGGGTGATGTGATATTTAAAGAAGAAATAAGCGAAACCGATTTTATTTATGTCATTTCTCAAAACCCACCGTATGATGGGATTACGAGTATCACGATGGGGCAAAAAGTAAGTGTGACCGTTGCCAAAACAAAACCGGTAGATTGCAATTTATAG